Within the Miscanthus floridulus cultivar M001 chromosome 17, ASM1932011v1, whole genome shotgun sequence genome, the region atgaatatcatttttctactcattctattctattatttgaatcacttgcagttcaaatttgacttataacgaaaaattccttgaaattcaataaattaattaaatatagcaaacagatccaaaaatataccaaattgtaacatggagtaccacatttTGTATgaggagagtagaaaaagtttcaaggttagaagagaaaaaaaacatattatttcatgcagttatagctcaaattcaatctatatcaattaaaatcctataattgcacttaataaattaaaattatcaaatggatccaaaaaattaccaaaatttcatataaatcaatctatgttctctattgcctatacaaaaatttTTGAAATCAAACCCTaactcgaccgtcactttgactccaaatcctacCGAATCATTCTCAACACTACGATTCTTCTTAGATAcctcggtttgtaaacatcgtacatgatagattATGTAAAAtcttcttaattttttaccatggccttCACATATGATATCATAAGATCTTAACAAATCTCATGTTTTTAGACTgcatttgctttttttagaatttaaaaaccattcggtaacacgttcgtggtcgtgtttcctaaacaagagggtcaaaatttcttttcatttcctgggtaaTGCCTCACagcggactcaataacatgaatattatttttctactaaTTTTGTTCTAATATTTGAATAACTTgcaattcaaatttgacttataccaaaaaatcccTTGAAaatcaataaattaattaaatatagcaaatagatctagaaatatgccaaatcttaacatagagtaccacatattgtatgtggagagtagaaaaagtttcaagatcAGAAGACAAAAAAACATATTATTTCATGCttttatagctcaaattcaatctatatcaattaaaatcctataatttaacttaataaattaaaattatcaaatagatCCAAACAATTACCAAAATTTTAGATGaattaatctatgttctctattgcctatacaaaaaattTTGAAATCAAACCTCAATTggaccatcactttgactccaaatcatgccgaatccttctcaacgttaCGATTCTTTTTCTGAGATATTTCGGATTAtaaacatcatacatgacagattgtgcgaaaccttctcaattttttaccatggcctccacgtatgatatcatgagatcttgacaaatctcatgtttttcagacttcatttgctttttttgaatttaaaaaccattcggcaacatgttcatggtcatgtttcctgAATAAGaggtttgaaatttctttttatttcctgggtaaggcctcacacccgactcaataacatgaatatcattttctactcattttattctattatttaaaTCACTTATagtttaaatttgacttaaaaaaaaaattccttaaaattcaataaattaattaaatatagcaaacagatccagaaataaaCCAAATCTTAACACGGAGTACCACATATTATATGTGGAGAGtaaaaaaagtttcaaggtcgaaagagaaaaaaaaacttatttatttgttgagtgcaaaaaaaaactcggcaaaattatttctttgccgagtgctaaatgaaaacactcggtaaacttacttctttgccaagtgctaaaGGAAAAGACTCGGCAAACTTacttatttgtcgagtgccactaacggacactcggtaAACTCCTAATGGTAGGCACACTAACTAACGAATGTCCACGTTGTGGTTTTTTGCCACGTGTCTCTGTTTTACTGAGTGTTTTTTTCTAGTTTGACGAGTGGTATTTTttcagcactcagcaaagagtttGGTATGCTGAGTGCCATTATTTTGTCGAGTGTGGTttctgcagcactcggcaaacaacttttttgccgagtgcccaatgaaatgcactcggcaaatgttttggcactcggcaaatcacctgTTTTCGGTAGTGATCTTTAGAAACTTCAAAAAAACTAGATTTTATCtaggaaaatagaaaaaatatacAATAAAAGATCTAGAAAATTTCTAAGACATTCTAGTCAAtgtataataaacatgttttaaaaACTTTACAGAGCAAAAATATGGGATGCAACCAGCATGAGTGCAACATACTTTAATGCTGAATGCATTCATACTATGCATTAGTGTTGGTTGCATATTATGGTTTTTGTTAAGAAAAATTTCCAAAACACATTTACATATCAATTAGAATATTTTTTGTAATTTCtagatttttttgatatttttccattttcctagagataaatctaattggTTAAACATCTCGTGATATTTTTATGAGCTTTAAATATTTTCTTTAGTTTTTTTTCATATCATAACCTATCTCtagttttttttgaaaattttaaaagctTATATagatattttttgtggtttaaaaTCTTATCTAGTATTTACTAAATTTTTTAACTAGAAAGAAAAAACTACCGTCAAAACTACTCAAAAAAGATAATTAGGTAATTGAACACTTTTGAGAGTTAAGGATATAATAATGTTTGGTTTTAGTGTTTGAGGAGATTATATAATGATAATTCAAAAAGATAGTATATACTTGTTCATAAAATCTTTGGATATGTCGGGTTGTGGTGTTGTGCATGGGCCACGCTATATAGGACCACATTCGGCTACCATTGATGCATCGTGATCCATGTTCTGCATAGCCCAGCTTAGCACAGCCCACGAACAATTGGATGGCAAGCCAAATGGTGCTAGATGGATGCAAGCCTAGTCCTGATGACTCCATGGCTCCACAGCTCCATCGTCGCTGCCTGCCCGCCACCGCCACTACAGATaccgaattttttgttttttggcCTAGTACCGAGGtatgctttgaaaatctagacCCTCATCTCAGCGCCGAAGTAATTGGCGCTGAGCTTACACATCTCGGCACCAGAGCATTTGGCTTCGAGCTTCCTCGGCCACGTCGGCGTCAACGCAGATGTGACGGTGACATGACAACCACCTTGGTGCCATGGTAATTAGCGCTGGGATTAttagcgccaagatctatggcgctgaggtggtgttttaacctagCGCCCAACCTTTCTGGCCAAGGCATCTTCcttttctttctcctccctcttgggTTTTTGCTCTCTCtacttcgccctacctcatgaATCGGTATATTGAACCTTAGaagctttgatttgatccatagatcttcgagagcaaggtatcctcgcttctctcctagtttttttcgcatcgattcgatatatattagttggattttttaacctaagaattgtcattacttagggtttcatgtaatttttaatatttgtattatacaactaTAGGATGCTAAGGCGTGGAAAAGTTAGCAAATCAAGATAACCTCAACGCATGTTGTtatattatgggttcattgttgtggatcaaatgggaaaccctaggtttagggtttaatctTAATTGGTTAAAttatagttatggccggatgaccggaaatgccttcAACCCATTACTTTTAcctagtggtgttctagtgccCATATGCTTTTGCGACGATTCTTGCAAGGTAACCAAGTCCGATGAGAAGGAcacatataggcagaggtattggatgtgtttcaattttgcgtttgagcctatacttcatcagcgccgcattaacaagatggtgagaaattgatgttttgtaataattattttgtgtcatatgaaatcttgcataatttttttgttttgtaataattgcatttgttgcagacccctccacctgTCTATGATTTTGAACAGTGGATAGATACtaagatcaagcctgaagacaaggaatggatgtaAAAATTGTTGCGAtgagaggcagaggacaaggagatgatggagaagagacgtagAGAGAAGGCTacagaaaaggagcataaggaagaagAGGAAAGGAGGCATGTTGCTACGTACAGGGAGGAgggggagaagaagcttgagcgtgagAGCCGAGCAAAagtagcgatggaggagaatcctgatgcccTGAGAAAGAAAAAGTGGcttcgttgcactcagtagtctccatgacttgctatctctatggtttattcatgaacaatctTATCTACTATtagacttttcattgtgttgtcatgtaatgcactttaagtatgggcataCTTAGGTCATGTACCgtgttatttagtttgtcggtatatacttctagtattattatgttgtttaatgtgtcatagtattaGACTTTTCATTGTattgttgttttcattatctgtggtcataatattcagtttaatattgcgTACGTAGTGAAATGAGATCACGTATTATAAATAAAACCTAacaaagtagggcattatataattcaacacacataACACATGAAatagcatgtgagaacatgtaccaaactagggtacagaggtcctaaACTAAACATaatatgccttaggtaattgaagcgaacaacaagcatACAAAatagcatgtgagaacatgtaccaaacaagggtacatagtttctttaactaaacctaacatgccttaggtaattaaaccaaacaacaaacacatgaatgtgccatgtgaataataTAGGGTCATCCTAGTGTCGACACTAAAATTTCGTCCTATGCCGAGgtcacacgagcaagccggaagggtccgctcgatggagctagagatccacctagcttcagcgtaggaaTGGTCGATCCTACGTGCTCCTTCTGAGACATGCTAGTTAGTTTGactctacaattgacaaggagagaaagtttatcagtaatttagggcagaacatgtcggtgttgccagacaatcccgaatgtgcggctctgagagacgatataaaaggagatcgactaaatagtcgattttagcatatttataagaataaatcagttaaagctcataaggttgtgtaagaagaatcggttatcattcagaatgaatatcattatttggaCAAATATCGATCAATGGTaaaaagatgtcaacaatgattaaacTATGCTAAGCCAGTGACTgcgagtaaccgaaccccttttataaaagaaacaactcatTGTCATTCAACTATTTAATAAAGAAAAATAtaatgaatatattagatctcatctatcgctatgaccagtggggtatgaggcagaatcatgctggccgtagaaacaataatagactcgatgaccctaacttattaccaaTATCAGTAGGgcgtgaggcagaatcatgcaggccataatataataataagatcatggggctaacacatcttttaacatatccctacttcaatgatctcatgatgtgaactgtttatgaaagcgctcgatatcggctaaaacagccgattcaggcctagcgcacagttaagatcatgtCCTATCAGGAATAAgtctaccgaataacgatccccactctacagtgctaacagtggggtgtgaggtagaatcacacaagccatgataaCGGATCATGGAACAGTTTTTgatagccaatagatctactcaagaccaaacatgccttaaccgcacactatgcgcgatcaagattgacataaaatggtcgataaaacataactcatcgtttaagatgcagattagatcaaattcagattaacaaacgatgggttaaaagggatataaggccgatctagattaatcccaatcaggcgaagtgatattgttgtaattaagtaaacaatggaagcaataagcaatatcggtaacttaatgaatctatctgaagggaTGCCACCCTTACATAGAGtctataacttgaccttaatatagttcgagcagtggaggtcgaccgaatcgatgcagccttacttgaactagacaagaatcgataactaacttataccagagtcgtagtggaggtcgaccgaattgatgcagtcgtacgaacagaggtataagccatgacggtacttacagacaagcagtggaggtcaactggatcgatgcagccatactcattgaagaactcatcgagatctactctactcctactcctaagaggtggttggagccaaaaaagtaagtaacttatatttgattgattgtgtgtcttttttataatagtcggggtttgatatttatatccGGGACCTacacatgactcctatctaagtacgactcatcacaatctttggccctagagaaaatatttctaatttaagataacttggactctaatctttctctttttatagagtccaacatgctttgtcccggcaccgatcatagcctttgtcgttatctgctggcgctacctaaagaaagctgattccagtgttgcattcgaattagctggttctgatctgcacgcaattgattccttgatgacatgatcttgggagctttcgagttcctatgactcttcttccaaattttggtgtaaacacctagtagtatggccacatagcaaattatgttgcaccttctccatagtagacTCCCATtattggtggtggcggcggcgaaggcccttgttcttgtgattagggcgggtgcaatatggatcattgcagagtgcctcctgtgaacctacaccattgttgttgtcgtcgtcgtcgtcttagAAATTCAATAcacaatgaaacataaacttagaaatgtataagtaattgacacaattagaAACATAAATTGAGACATACATAATTAATAGAATGAATAtgataaatatgaaataatgaaaacaaccaatagtcgcacctcactaatctgccaatggcaagtgcatgaattgtggcccagtctaccatacttgccacactcgtactgctcggggtcagtaagaatTGGGGTTCCTCTCTCACACCTCGTTCTtctaggtatctgatccataaccatcctgtgcctcatcctcttccttgatccatgtTTGTTCCATCGGTAAGCTGGATCCACAATGTACTTTGGCCGTCATATGGAGGCCATTCTCCAGGGTCTcgaaaaggcacgaagcgggggcaccatgtgtgcacaagcacgtcgacactgaactcatgaggtatcctgctctcgatattatagttgcgatggcTAGcagctgccaccaaatgagaacatagaaagtggtactaccTTGGTTTACCATAAATGcatgtgaaatcttggaggactaccacatgcatcctcaacTCTCAGACCTCACCGTTGGATgctgtaccgcccctatgctcgaacTGATAAGTCCTTGTGGTGTGGTCAAAACATGTACcctcatgtgtgctagccctttcatttgccttctctaggtgtgcctttgattTTGgtgcccatatctctccatcactccacaaCTTCATTGCATGGACATGTCTAtcattgaaccaggcaacaagttTGTAGacggtgaattgaacgattgcattcacgggcataccacatatccccaacagcaacttattgaatgacttcgCCATGTTGTTGCACTGAAAgtcatacctccatccaccggtgtcgtgagctcttgtccattttcCCAAATCCCTTATTAAACCTGTGAGCCAATGCTTACCTTctacatttgatgcggttctgacctgctctaactttttataaaagtacttgtcctcaagctgttgagtagcctcctagaatagatcaaagttatccttcacaccatccttccagaatagattcttggcaaggtgccgagtacaccaacgatggtgcaaaggtgcatacccctctatctgctctcgcatgtCATTAAGTATgtcctggtgcctatcagatatgacaacaacctccctgccagggccaaccatatgtatccggactagcctcaagaaccatccctgttggtataaattaatgcacacaaaataatccacaagcgcacatatattataccgttgtagcacttcactgagAGTAACCCAATTTTATATTGAACCCAAAGGAACGGAGGTGAGAGTAATTAATTCTAACTTAACCTAACTTTACAATTAaagctagataataggagcgtagaggagactactaaggtcttctaattctaacttcggtaagctttgtcttctattattcaattatggggatattactagagaaatcacAAGCAaagtatgtttttatataataatAAAGTCCTATTAGGCTTagtaatgggaggtggactatagaggactcaacgaggctataagagtcaccctcgcgagctaccactgatccagaAAATAGGATACATCCACAAGTaatcgagtctaagcaccacgcttacactacaaatactactttaacctaggagctacaaggattaaagtactcaaaagagagtcacaaatctaaagaataatatgaacaagatgcttacttgaattagaagtcgattaccagagaaatctcagaagcaagctcaagaagaacttaattccaccagggtacaagccatagagagagcaccgacaggctggaactcctccaaaactcttccctctcactctatctctctatctctaatatagGACTAGATCatatcgaggactaatcttctcttgattgctagccctgatcctggtggacatatgaattagggtttctggcttctcaactcttaggatcaaatgagacatATGCCTAGGGGAGAGGCAAgggctagattatatagccctgagggtcaaacatgagcccttggatcaaactgacttaagcaacGATGGAGATGCATCCTAGGGGCGGTAGGAAACTGACATAGCgacgaggctgataggtgggcccacaGGGGGCTGGCGGCCTAACAGTGGTTCCAGGcagcccacatgtcatcctctggtCCTCTGCTTCGGTGACATGGCTCTTGGAtccttctagagtctttccacATAGGTACCACAGCGAGATTCCATgttttcctttgacgattaggtcctcctgTGTAGTTTTCTAATTAACTCCTgttggaaacacagattcacaaaactcgtggaatttatcagtttaaacccctaagtctacattggtgtTTCATTTATgtccttatacatgtttaattgacggttaaatatgtatgataactatcgtcaacaactcccccacacttaggcatttactcgtcctcgataaaagggtGGACTACTCAAGATATAACCTTAGGACAAGGCATCGACATAAAACCATTCCAAGTCATACATGTACCgtgggattcaaagtgtctagcatgaaactttgggtggttgaagaatggaacagctagaaacagatcaccatcttccttcagtcaagtcaattggagaaacatttaagatttttttaaaacaaaacatagcttaccttctcctttttgtGGTACTCTTGAATCACTCTGGATATATGGTATTGTTGATCCTCAACAAGGCATCAATGACTTAActtctttttgcctacttctaaaagcttatcaccctgttcgttggttggtgctggtgctggtttattgtgagagaaaaacattgttagcTGGTTGAATaaacctggctgaaaccaacaagcgaacatggtgtatGTGGAGGTCCGGTAGGGATAAATATGAGAacgtacttgcattgcatatattgtaaagtcaaaacaaggatcaaggagaaaaatgtcatactcttagattaagatgtgtatgtgtgtggaatatgtatatggtggctaacctaattctactatgctccttgaaatatatctctcttgttgggttctccctgcacaaaggcctaaaggcctcgacacactgagggaagcaccagaaagcacagaagaatatctgcctcccatccttccatgcatttggttttgtgatgtactcataatgcatgcctagatttaCCGCTTTGATTACATTGAAAAGTATTGCCAGCTGCTCATACCCAAtatcccagtccccatatatcatcttccacgctcgctgcttagcccttcaagctttatcatagatcatcacataacctccatacaacgtcTTAATAGTCTTGATAATTATCCTAACCTTTATGTTGGATTCTCcgtgcaatattcccatcaatcGTTCGGCAACAAGCATGTAGTACCAATAGTAGGTAAAGACAATGACTTGGCACCTGATTCACCAGTCACTATTCTTCTCCACTACTAcatgcccatgcccatgcccGTGCCTTTTATTTCCCGCGCTGCACGCAACGCACGTCGTCAAGCGATCGAACCCATCATGGAGCTCGTGCTCACTACACCTGATCTCCCAACCCCGCTGCTGCTCGCCACCTTGACGATAGTAGTGTCCGTGGCCTTATGCTATGTCCTCTTCGGGACGCAGCAGGCGGCGAGGcgagcgccgctgccgccggggCCGAGGGGCTGGCCCGTGCTGGGCAACCTGCCTCAGCTGGGCGGGAAGACGCACCAGACGCTGCACGAGATGACCAAGGTGTACGGCTCGCTGCCGCGGCTGCGGTTCGGCAGCTCCGACGTGGTGGTGGCCGGGTCGGCGGCCGTGGCGGAGCAGTTCCTCCGCGTCCACGACGCCAACTTCCGCTGCCGCCCGCCCAACTCCGGCGGCGAGCTCATGGCGTACAACTACCAGGACGTCGTGTTCGCGCCCTACGGGCCCCGGTGGCGCGCGATGCGCAAGGTGTGCGCCGTCAACCTCTTCTCCGCGCGCGCGCTCGACGACGTCCGCGACGTCCGGGAGCGTGAGGCCGCGCTCATGGTGAGGTCGCTCCTCGCGGAGCAGTCCCGCGACGACCGCGATAATAGTGCGCCGGCGCTGGCGCCGGCGGCGCTCGGCAAGGCCGTGAACGTGTGTACGACGAACGCGCTGTCGCGGGCGGCCGTTGGGCGGCGGGTGTTcgctgccgccggcgccggcgacgagGGCGCGAGGGAGTTCAACGAGATCGTGCTCGAGGTGCTCGAGGTGGGCGGGGTGCTCAACGTCGGTGACTTCGTGCCGGCGCTCCGGTGGCTCGACCCGCAGGGCGTGGTGGGCAGGATGAAGAAGCTGCACCGCCGGTTCGACGACATGATGAATGGGATCATTGCTGATAGTAGGAAGGCCAAGGCTACGCCAGCCGCCGGAGAGGAAAGCAAGGATTTGCTGGGCTTGCTGCTGTCGATGGTGGAGGACGAGCGGCCGTCCGCCGGCGGCGACGAAGTCAGGATCACCGAAACCGATGTCAAGGCACTTATTTTGGTAAGTTGTCCTCGTTTTCAATCGTTTCCAATCGAACCATGTGTTAGCCTTTTGGCCACAAATAGTCGAAGCTAAAAAAAATCTTATAGCTAGTAACGTGAACCTTATCGGCgatttaaatataaataaatagtTAGATATGCCTAGCTATATGTACGGCAGAATAAAGTCACGGGTACGGTACAGGGTACTTAAAAACGCACGGTACGCGCGCGCGTCTCTCTCTACGAAACAGTTCCCACCttaaaatctaaaaaaaaagtaCTAATAccaatcacatcgaatcttgcgatatatgcataaagcattaaatgtaggaaaaaaaaaaactaattgcacagtttggttggaaattacgagacgaactttttaagcctaattagtccatgattgaacactatttgccaaataaaaacgaaagtgctacagtaacccaaattCCCAAATTCAAAAAACtaaacacgctatatatatatatatatatatatatatataattgaagTTTATAAATTCGTGAAAAAGTTTATTGCCAGCTAAGTATTTTATAAACTTGTAACTCTTTTCCCTCTTAATTTCTTTTACAATATGTTATCATTTACTAAAGAATCAATATCATCTCGGAGTTATTTTGAATAAAAATCTATTGATACAGATTTTATGTCCTGAACTAGTCTCAAATTTGACTAATTATTAGTCAAGATTGTAAATTCTAGGATGAAGGGGGTAATAGACAGTATCACTCATG harbors:
- the LOC136516893 gene encoding flavonoid 3'-monooxygenase CYP75B4-like, yielding MELVLTTPDLPTPLLLATLTIVVSVALCYVLFGTQQAARRAPLPPGPRGWPVLGNLPQLGGKTHQTLHEMTKVYGSLPRLRFGSSDVVVAGSAAVAEQFLRVHDANFRCRPPNSGGELMAYNYQDVVFAPYGPRWRAMRKVCAVNLFSARALDDVRDVREREAALMVRSLLAEQSRDDRDNSAPALAPAALGKAVNVCTTNALSRAAVGRRVFAAAGAGDEGAREFNEIVLEVLEVGGVLNVGDFVPALRWLDPQGVVGRMKKLHRRFDDMMNGIIADSRKAKATPAAGEESKDLLGLLLSMVEDERPSAGGDEVRITETDVKALILNLFVAGTDTTSTIVEWSLAELIRHPDILRQAQEELDAVVGRGRLVTESDLRHLTFFNAVIKETFRLHPSTPLSLPRMAAEECEVAGYRIPKGCELLVNVWGIARDPALWPDPLEFRPARFLPGGSHSDVDVKGGDFGLIPFGAGRRICAGLSWGLRMVTLTSATLVHAFDWESPAGQTPDKLNMEEAFTLLLQRAVPLMAHPVPRLLPSAYEIA